Proteins encoded together in one Deinococcus ruber window:
- a CDS encoding FUSC family protein produces the protein MRRRLLVQNAFRFDRSQWRPVEALRCTLGLALPLLIAVLLGHPSWGVLAATGALNTGLASYSGVTRARLRLMLTTTTVTAAVTVLGVLVGQNSWLGALAVLVAGVLLAIYGASGPAATTISLQAVTVLIVLTGLHLPLSQALPSGALVLLGGLLQTLLLAAVWPLAPRWPERRVVASVYRSLARFTEQLPTSPDHLLPDALPLQTAWALLDEANTYRWRTEHAELRQRLHRAEALRGAITGLAVADAEFRQVGEPERVQAQTYADALARTLRQSMDDIRHGHNAPADLEALRAALDVLPGSTTSLPSQRYRHWAELVYATLNAPARARPEQPIPAQNPAAPTEQPQTRQGWWSRVLRLPLGPLVLRHALRYGLALGLSTLLYRLLNIQHGYWLPLTVAVLLRQDYAATLTRGLARLTGTLGGVLLATLLVLLVHPSAAVLSGLSLGAAFLVYALFLTNYAVFSAAITVYVVCSVAASGLAEEQVGLLRIVATLLGGLTALGVSLLWPSWQSGSVWKTLQDAVQAQASYAGAVDALVQATPETFPRTLLEADRAGRHARALRLQAEGTLQAAALEPGRRRAEQRRVLFALLSRLHANAAQVLTLHAEAEALHTTHRRTRTQAAQHSAALREQIMQDVRALQADTDSLVGRATATDETATL, from the coding sequence GTGCGCCGACGCCTGCTCGTGCAGAATGCCTTCCGATTCGACCGCAGCCAGTGGCGTCCGGTGGAGGCGCTGCGCTGCACCCTGGGCCTGGCGTTGCCGCTGCTGATCGCGGTGCTGCTGGGCCACCCCTCGTGGGGCGTGCTGGCCGCCACCGGAGCGCTGAATACCGGGCTGGCGTCGTACAGCGGCGTGACCCGCGCCCGGCTGCGCCTGATGCTGACCACCACCACCGTGACCGCCGCCGTGACGGTGCTGGGCGTGCTGGTGGGCCAGAACAGCTGGCTGGGCGCTCTGGCCGTACTGGTGGCGGGCGTGCTGCTGGCGATCTATGGCGCGTCGGGGCCAGCCGCCACCACGATCAGCCTTCAGGCCGTGACGGTGCTGATCGTGCTGACCGGGCTGCACCTGCCGCTGTCTCAGGCGCTGCCTTCGGGGGCGCTGGTGCTGCTGGGCGGACTGCTGCAAACGCTGCTGCTGGCCGCCGTGTGGCCGCTGGCTCCGCGCTGGCCGGAACGCCGGGTGGTCGCCAGCGTTTACCGCTCGCTGGCCCGCTTCACCGAGCAGCTGCCGACCAGCCCCGATCATCTGCTGCCCGACGCACTGCCTCTTCAGACGGCGTGGGCGCTGCTGGATGAAGCGAACACCTACCGCTGGCGCACCGAACACGCCGAGCTGCGCCAGCGCCTGCACCGGGCCGAGGCGCTGCGCGGAGCCATCACCGGACTGGCAGTGGCAGACGCCGAATTTCGTCAGGTGGGTGAACCCGAGCGCGTGCAGGCCCAGACCTACGCCGACGCGCTGGCCCGCACCCTGCGGCAGAGCATGGACGACATCCGGCACGGACACAACGCACCTGCCGATCTGGAAGCGCTGCGGGCGGCGCTGGACGTCCTGCCCGGCTCGACGACTTCTCTGCCGTCTCAGAGGTACCGCCACTGGGCCGAACTCGTCTATGCCACCCTGAACGCGCCCGCGCGCGCCCGCCCCGAGCAGCCGATACCCGCCCAGAATCCTGCGGCCCCGACCGAGCAGCCTCAGACTCGGCAGGGGTGGTGGAGCCGTGTGTTGCGGCTGCCGCTCGGCCCGCTGGTGCTACGGCACGCGCTGCGCTACGGGCTGGCGCTGGGCCTGTCCACCCTGCTGTACCGCCTGCTGAACATCCAGCACGGCTACTGGCTGCCGCTGACGGTGGCAGTGCTGCTGCGGCAGGACTACGCGGCCACTCTGACACGCGGGCTGGCGCGGCTGACCGGCACGCTGGGCGGGGTGCTGCTCGCCACGCTGCTGGTGCTGCTGGTTCATCCGTCGGCGGCAGTGCTGAGCGGGCTGTCGCTGGGCGCGGCGTTTCTGGTCTACGCACTGTTTCTGACCAATTACGCGGTGTTTTCGGCGGCCATTACCGTGTATGTGGTGTGTTCGGTGGCAGCGTCGGGGCTGGCCGAGGAACAGGTGGGCCTACTGCGGATCGTCGCCACGCTGCTGGGCGGCCTGACGGCGCTGGGCGTGTCGCTGCTGTGGCCGAGCTGGCAATCGGGCAGCGTGTGGAAGACCTTGCAGGACGCGGTGCAGGCGCAGGCCAGCTACGCCGGAGCCGTGGACGCGCTCGTGCAGGCGACGCCCGAAACCTTTCCGCGCACCCTGCTGGAAGCGGACCGGGCTGGCAGACATGCACGGGCGCTGCGGCTTCAGGCCGAGGGCACCCTTCAGGCGGCGGCGCTGGAACCGGGACGCAGGCGAGCCGAGCAGCGCCGCGTGCTGTTTGCCCTGCTGTCGCGGCTGCACGCCAATGCTGCCCAGGTTCTGACTCTGCATGCCGAGGCCGAAGCGCTGCACACTACCCACAGGCGCACACGCACCCAGGCAGCACAGCACTCTGCGGCCCTGCGTGAGCAGATCATGCAGGATGTCAGGGCGCTCCAGGCCGATACAGACAGCTTGGTGGGCAGGGCGACAGCCACCGATGAAACGGCCACTCTCTGA
- a CDS encoding ATP-grasp domain-containing protein, which translates to MFLYPAEPFSQRVPDEAYAQEHALAEQMEQPAALIDIEALLDGQLSRALRWVPPSPDSHSAIYRGWMLRPEVYEALYVALQQRNWHLLNTPAQYRHTHHLPDSFPAIADHSPRTVWLPASSPAELDWNAVQSALSSFGPGGVIVKDYVKSRKHEWHEACFIPDAADSAHATQVIQTFLTRQGNEFQGGLVLRAFEEFAALTEHSRSGMPLTREYRLFFLDGTIISADAYWEEGEYPAEALPLASFWATGKRVHSRFFTMDVAQRQDGVWRVVELGDGQVAGLPERMDRSRLYAALSSVLPKPAHG; encoded by the coding sequence ATGTTCCTGTACCCTGCCGAGCCGTTTTCCCAGCGCGTGCCCGACGAAGCCTATGCCCAGGAACACGCCCTCGCTGAGCAGATGGAGCAGCCCGCAGCCCTGATCGACATCGAGGCGCTGTTAGACGGGCAGCTTTCGCGGGCGCTGCGCTGGGTGCCGCCCTCGCCAGACTCACACTCAGCCATCTACCGGGGCTGGATGCTGCGTCCCGAGGTCTACGAGGCGCTGTACGTGGCGCTTCAGCAGCGCAACTGGCACCTGTTGAACACCCCGGCTCAGTATCGGCATACCCACCACTTGCCCGACTCGTTTCCCGCGATTGCCGACCATTCACCGCGTACCGTCTGGCTGCCCGCCAGCAGCCCTGCCGAATTGGACTGGAACGCCGTTCAGAGCGCACTGAGCAGCTTCGGCCCTGGTGGGGTCATCGTCAAGGATTACGTCAAATCGCGCAAGCACGAGTGGCACGAGGCGTGTTTCATCCCCGATGCCGCCGATTCGGCCCACGCCACGCAGGTGATTCAGACCTTTCTGACGCGCCAGGGCAACGAATTTCAGGGCGGGCTGGTGCTGCGGGCGTTCGAGGAGTTTGCCGCTCTCACCGAGCATTCCAGAAGCGGCATGCCGCTGACCCGCGAATACCGTCTGTTCTTTCTGGACGGCACCATCATCAGCGCCGATGCGTACTGGGAGGAGGGCGAGTATCCGGCAGAAGCGCTGCCGCTTGCCTCGTTCTGGGCCACCGGGAAGCGCGTTCACAGCCGCTTTTTCACGATGGACGTGGCACAGCGACAAGACGGCGTGTGGCGCGTCGTGGAACTCGGAGATGGGCAGGTGGCCGGGCTGCCGGAGCGCATGGACAGGAGCAGGCTGTACGCGGCACTTTCTTCAGTTCTTCCTAAGCCTGCTCATGGTTGA